TACACGGCCCAGTTGGCCTTAAACGGCTCGTATTGGTCTAAAACGGCCATTCGAGGGATAAACGCGATCGAGTTATATGTTTGCTTAAACTACTGGGATAACAGCAATTACATTGAAGCTTATAAAAAAGCCCACACATACTACTAGTACCAACAGATGAACCATTGCTCCATGGTTGTTATTTATGAAGAAAATCACTCAAAATGATACCCACCAACATATATTCCAAAAGATCGAAAGGAATAATTTGCTAAGTATGATATTGGTTTGATTTATTATTAGCAAAAGATGCCGTCGAGGTCAAGTGGAGCCCATTGAGTCTGGGCTCAGTCAAGATGAAATGGCTGGATCATCAACTAAAGTAGTAACATCTGGAGACGAGGCATTCACACCAGCAGTTCAGCTACAAAAACATACATCTGTTCATGTAAGTTACCTCATTCATAACATAAGGGCATGTCCCCATGTTTTCAAACATTACATTTTTAATAGCATTAAAAATAGCAAGAGTTTGTAGTTTTAAGGTATTTATAGCAATGTAAGGGAGAACATAAACAAATTCTTctcctaaaggcagtggacactattgttgattactcaaaataactgttagcataaaagcttacttggtaacaagcaacggggagctattgataatataaaacattgtgagaaactgttccttgagaagtaacgtagttttcgagaaagaagttttttttccttcaggaatttgatttcgagacctccgatttagattttgtggttccgaaatcaagcatgaaagcacacaacttcgtgtgacaatggtgttttttctttcattattatctcgcaaagtcGATGACCAATTTTGAGGTCAATTTGTCACAGATCtgttgttgagatacatcaagtgagaaggctggtctttgagaattactAAAGGTGCCAAGTTTTATCCGGACACCTTCTTGTCTTAATATAGGTGTTTTTAAGACATAatatagtgtctttaaagcttaattatttgttattataatttaagtacatgtagatgtatcATCACCAATATCCGATATTTTTATGAAAATTCCTGATCATCACATCAAAATAAGCGGAACTGGGAAATGTTTCAGTATCTGTGTTAATAAAGTGTTTCCTATTATTGTATACAGAGTGATAGAAAGATGTCTGTGATATCCAACAAGTCTATCGCAGGAGTACCACCATCAGCTTCCAATAAGCATATATTCCATCATGTCAAACACGGAGAACTCGCCGCTAACTTTGTAAGTACAAACTCAACCATCCAAACATAAACGGGGGACCAATGTTGTTACATGTTGTAAGCTGATAGGTATGAGTTTGAGATAATGGCAggcttttgggacgcttggtggcagcagacttaccaggtacaatccattgttcttggtaatgtgcgcacgctcagaactacgtaaacgaTAAATATTtacctgttaagtctgctgccacctagcgttctaaaGTCTTCCACTGGCGTGAGATTACCTCTGACTGAGAGAAACAAAGAGTAAACAAACCAACTTTACATGAGTTCTATTAGCTTTTTAAAAAATCGTCGGCTGGTGGAAAGAcgaagatttgtttgtttgttgttgagaCTAGACAGTTGTTTAtaagtttattttttacataaataCCATGTTACATGATTTGAAATACCGAGCCGTGATATTTACTTGTTCTGTTTGGGCCACGAAAACCTTCACTTCTCAAAATGACTTCTGTTGAGGGTTAAGGTTGGGAGGTTGTAGGGGATAATAGGCCCACGCATATTGCCACCATTTATCAACAAAAGTGATATAACAATGTtgataattaataattttgtgttattgtttGCTTTTACCCTTACCTTCCTTTGTTGTTGTAATTTGCACTTTGTTATTACTCTTTTCTGGCCTTTGTTTTTGCACCATGTCTCTCTGTATATGTAACCCAACCCTAACATATCCCTACCTTCCCACCGTCTCGCCTGATACATACCTTGCGATGCATTGGTCAATTATTTAGACATCATCACAGAATGATGTAAAGCGACAGAATGAAGACGATTCCCGATCTGGATCCCATTGTGGTGGTTTAGGTAGCAGAATAGGTAGCTTGGCGGGAAGCGTCATAATGGAACAAAATGATGACAATACTATACAATACCCCGTAGGTCATCACTATGGTGATATCAAGCGATCCAATCAGGCAGcaattcatgaaaatgacgTCACAAGCAGTAAAATTGTGATTGGTGAATCGCTTAATGATTCACAGCCATCCAGTCCGCAGAGAGATATAGCATTTGAAGTTGGCGGTGATACTGGGAGTGTTGGTGGTATGTCTGCCGAGTTTGGTAGTAGTTCCCGCCTTATTGTCCCATCCAATGGTTTTAATGATGCCGATTCCGGTATTCATAGTGCCCAAGGTCCTACCCCACTAATCCCTGATCCCTCTGACCCATCCTATGTGCACTCTGATCTTGAACCTTCTGCTCTCAAGGGAACCAAGAGACACTCTGTTATTAGTATGCATCACGAACACGTTGTGCCACCACAAGACGGAAACCAACTCAAAGAGAAAGTCATTGAGGTAAGTAAAGCATCAATGAGCCAagcctatagacctttatcatgcagccatcttgaatttctcccattgatatcaatgttaccaattcgaggctggaagaacaaaatagtctggttcctatttgcaaaatgattattagcattcactATTGTTATTGGATACGaggtacatgaccaagatggagtcaacatgataaaggtctatattcTGCTTTGCAATCAGTCTTTGTTTTAGATTGAGCGTAAATTGATTGACTAGAAATACATGTCTCGCTGAAATATATGATCCTATAAAGGAGAACAACATAATGTGGCAGAAATAATAAGTAAttcttacaattttgtttactcttctGAGATTGACATGCCTTGAAACGATCAATACCTGTATGTTTGAAACATGAGCGAGCAGAAAACATGATTGCACGATGGATTAGCAAGCATTATTGTTTTCATCTAgaactttaaaggcaatggacactattgtaaagtactcaaaataattatagcataaaaccttaactggtaacaagtaatgggaagctgttgatagtataaaacattgtgagaaacggctccctctgaagtaacgcagtttttgagaaaattaattttccacgagtttgatttcaagacctcagatttagtatttgaggtctcgaaatcaagcatctgaaagcacacaacttcgtgtgacatgggtgttttttctctctattatctcgcaacttcgacgaccgattgtactcaaattttcacaggtttgttattttatgcatatgctgagatacaccaagtgagaagactgttctaaGACTATTACAATAGTGACCAATGTATTTAATGTCTTTAACAAGTTTTAAGTTGTCTCATCCCGATATAACAAAGTGCACTCACAGGTAAGTGGCTTTATTTAAAATTGGTGGACCTCACCCAACAGGGGCCTCCCATGCAACAACAACCATTTGTGTAATGTAACGATAAGGCTCACACGAACAAAACACCAACACACCATGGCAAGCTCTCAGGGTTTAATGCAGCTTATcattctttaaaggcaatggacactattggtatttactcaaaataattgttagcataaaacttacttggtcacgagcaatggagagctgttgatggtttaacacattttgagaagtagctccctctgaagtaatgtagttttcgagaattaattttccacgaatttgattttgagacctcataattagattctgaggtcccgaaatcaagcatctgaaagcacttaaCTTTTCTTccaatctcgcaacttcgacaaccaattgagttcaaattttcacaggtttgttattttgtgcatatgttgagatacaccaactgataagactggtctttgacagttaccaatagtgtccatgcctttaaacgGACGTCAAAACACCGAGTCGATTTTAAGGCATTTCCGGCCAGTCGTGTTTGGGTTGGCCATGGGTTTTTCGTcgctttgggtttttttaaagaccGATTGTAGGATGCTACAGTGAGATTTTGTATTTTCTACATGAACAGGAAGATGAAGAGATAGAGGAAGAATTGACTTTGAAACCTATCCCGTGTCTGCCAGCTATAAGCATGTACTATCCGGACCGTACTGAAGTTCTTCAATCACGATGCGGATGTCTTCGACTCGTACTCAAATGGGCAATGTTCATTGTGAGCTTCCCTTTTATGTGTGCGTTTACATGGACCATTCCTAACTGCAGTAATCCTAAATACAAGTAAGTCAATGTCACTTGTTGGTTTCTATACCAGGGGTAAGTTCCAGCTGCGCACACGTTGCCAACGTTTGCTCACGTTCGCCAACGTTTGCtcacgttcgccaacaatttccAGTGGAACGAGTTGTGCGCCGCCACCGACCGTTGGAGAACGTTGGCAACGTTTAGGCGAGCGTACTTCTGAGGTCTTGGCgggtggtttttaaaatggcggacacgCATACAGTATGTTTTCTTGTCACGAACATAATTACAGTGTATTTTCGATGGTTGATTGCAGAtttgaagtaacaaagttaTGATATACAAAAAAGGTCTACATACAGAAaactatgttaaaaaaataaaattaaaaaaatcttcaTTTCATCAGGGCGCCGCCATGCTGACATCACAAAGTGCGCACCAATCGTTTAAATGATGGAAAACGTTTGCGCAAACGGTTGCAATATGTTTGCACAATTACCGTGGAACGCATCCCAGCAAACGTCTATACTAATTTCATCCATCTCCAAAGAACTATTATACAATGACAATATAATCCTCAAGTATCCGCAGCAGGAttttctcagaaccaccatCTCTTTATTCGAACCATTACAAACCAATTGTATAGCATAAGTCCGTCGAATATCTCCCGATATCCTTCATTGCAAggatgtcaatatggcggcgctTTGTAATGAATATGCAGCGTCGATGCGTTTTTGCTGTAGTGAATGACCTCTTTCACATCATGTCATCAACTAATTAAGTTCTCATGTCAACTCCACCTGACTGTGTTATCAACCACCGGAAACACAGAATAATTATGTTcgtgacaaaaaaataaatgtcgtGGTGTTGTCGGCCATTttaaaaccacccaccaacacCTCGGATAGAAAGTACGTTCGTCTATggttgccaacgttcgccaacgaTGGCGGCGCACAATTCTTCTACTGGAAATTGTCTGCCAACGTTGTCAAGATTTGTGCAATAGACGCATCCCAGGCATACTTGTTATAAATGTGTCTGTCCCGTGTGGCCTAGCAGAATAATTATACGTGTAGATGGATTGCACGTGACGTCATTGACCGAcatctttgatgacaaacaatAGAAAAGTGCACGTGTGTATAACGCGCTGTGCGCGATTCATTAGggtaaacgtgaacgtcagaaaatgtcGATGTAAAAATCTCATGTTTTAACCAACGTGAAGTTACTATACCATTtctcacgtcaggtacgtacgtgcagaaatcatacgtgagcatgcaacAAGCCCAAAGTGGCGACATCACTTAgaaacgacacaattttctgacgtccacgttcacgtttttgctcacgtaacgtgcagctaaacgcGTGCACGTTTCATTAACAATGACTGGGATTAGGTTAATACAGCCTGGGTAAAGTCAAGTCTTTATATCCATAACTaaaatgtgtatacatgtatttgtttattttttaggcGTTTGTACCTGGTATCCTTCTTGATGTCAATCATATGGATTGCAGGATTAAGCACTGCTATGGTAACACTGGTTGAACGAGCTGGTTGCATACTGAATATAGACCACTATTTCATGGGACTGGTCTTTGTAGCAGTTGGAACAAGTGTGCCGGTAAGTTTAAATAATGCTATGCGGAACacaaagggacacgttgccttggagtgggagagttggtctatgaaaagcgtttgaaaccgtttggtataaaatgcaacgatgttttaaaagtagaatataacgggtgcgttcgtttagcttccttgggtctaccccgcggtgctcactcgggtgagcccttgacaagagctaaacgaatgaccactcaccgctctcgtagtgacgtcatgcacctggggctattcgaacgcaccggggcagtccagggtcgacccagggaagctaaacgaacgcacccaatgatctacacaaacatgcctcaaaattgccttgactccacaaaatggcgtgcctgttagttcacgacataataaggaaaaccatgcaatttcgaggcaaatttatgTTGTGTggatattctacttttaaaacatctttctaaccatttcgattctataacaaacggttttcaaacttttttgttACACATACAAactggaccgatccaaggcaacttgtcccTTTAAAGTCCGCTATACAGCTCATTGCCCCACCCCTACTCTAACCGTCTAGTTGGACCACTAACAATAACTATTTGTATTATTGGTATATGAACGATTCAGCGTTACAAAACGTTTGCATTTGTTAACCTTGGCTCCACTGACGGTCGAAAAGTCAACATATCATGTTCGAGTCTTCCACATTCAAATTCAGAGCAGCTCGAAACTTTTAGGACGAACAattcttcctgcgaatgcgataagaattttgacgtcacaaatttgcaaggATGATTTGCAACCGTTGAGTAACGTGTTCAACTGAGAAACACTCGCTGCTAAAACAGGCATGTTAAGTCAAAATTAACCTTAGCAAGAAGAATGCACCCGGGCTTTATGtagattaacaaaaaaaaaaaaattctacaatACGGTGTTCAATCCAATATTTAGCAGGAAGTATATGAAGAAGAACAACGCACAAGCCAACAATCTCCACTCTAGATGCCCCTCTGCCAAaacatgggattcgaactgggacTGCCTctccgggcaatctcggtagtctagttggtaagacacttctctagaaatcgtgggttcgaatcccacccgagtaatatgcctgttattgttttcacagaactcgggaaagtaccgagtatacagtgctaatacacatcggtgtgtatgggtaaaaaccaaagtaaaTAATATCCACTCGCCCTTTAAATATTTAGCCTTGTTTATTGGTTACTCCTCTTTGAATTAGTGTTTGTAcatttttcatgaagtatggaaataaattaaatttgaattgaattgaaattgaaaatgatgaaCAGACTCTTATAGGTAGACTAGCctcatagacctttatcacgctgtcaccatcttggtcgtgttccctacttccaataacagtaatgaatgccaaCATtaattgcgcatggcaccagactattatttcgtccagcctcagtttggttacaatgagttggaatggagtcaaatcaagatggccacaccttGATATAGGACAATAGTAGCCCGTGTATTAACTTGATAATGTACATCATTCTTGCATGGTGTTATTGGTGCTGACATTGTTGTATTCTTCTGTTTGATTCAGGATGCATTGAGTTCTATTTTGGTTGCCCGTGATGGGTTTGGTGACATGGCTGTATCCAATGCCATTGGATCAAACGTCTTCGATATCAATCTTGGCTTGGGATTGCCGTTCTTCATCCGCATTCTCATCACAAGCTCACCCATCAACTTATTGTCGGAAACGGATGAGGTATGTagtaaactgtttttgtttttgttttgttttttgaacaTTGTTGGTCCATGTCAGACATAATTCTATATATATTTCCAAATGCCAGCAAAGAGTTAATTGAAATGACTATAAATCTCATCAAATCATGTTGAATACCTGCTTAATTGTTAACAGAAGCGTAAGAATCTTTAGAAAGTTTCCTAGGCCGATAATTTAaatggacacgttgccttggatcgggcgagttggtagATGAAACgatctttttttcttccttctacGTCTAAACTAACACGggacgccattttgtggagtcattTGCTttggactccacaaaatggccgaccgtgttagttcacgacgtataaggaaaaccacgcaatttcgaggcatatttgtgtggataataATGTTCTACctgttaaaacatctttccaaccataattgTATgccttttataacaaacgaattcaaacgcttttcatagaccatcttgcccgatccaaggcaacgtgtcctttTAAATGATATTGCTTCACCAGAATGCTTATGGTTGTTTCCCTGTTGTACGATTTAACAGATGATGCTTGCTTCCGGAGCATTGCTAATGACACCACATGCCAAGTTTGGTTTCATCTTGCTAGCTATCCTGTTCTTCACTCTTATCGTCTTCTGTGGAGTCCGGTTTCAGCTCAACAAATTTGTGGGAGTATCTTTCGTCATGTTGTATGTGGCATTTATCGTATATGCCTTACTACAAGAGTTTGTATGCAAGTATTCGTGCTAACAATATACATGCCCGTTGACTTCACCACTACTGCTACCGGATGGCAGTGTcaataacataataatatatACCTGTATAGCTGTGTGATTAAAATGAAAACCAAGACAAtcagaaaatttgaacttagaTGGAAATTGCACCTTTATAAAAATGTCCGAGTTAGTTAATCATCCTCACGAGTTACGATCAAAAACACTGTGTTTTCCAACATGAGTAAGCGTATTGCGAAGAGTTCTTATCGAATTGAAGACTtttggaacgcttggtggcagcagacttaccaggcaaaatccattgttctcggtagtgtgcgcatgctcagaactaatCAAACCCACATAGAACAATTAATTTATTGAACAAGTGTGCTATAAGCATGATTCATAATTGCACTGTCTGACCATTATGAAACTAGCCACGATCAAAAACACTACGCTTTCCAACGcgatgaaaaaacaaacattaacagcTAGGTGAgatttttacattatttttattcaaaaataGTTATTTTCCACGTGAAacgaacaaaataatttttggcacTCACTTCCT
The sequence above is a segment of the Asterias amurensis chromosome 12, ASM3211899v1 genome. Coding sequences within it:
- the LOC139945168 gene encoding sodium/potassium/calcium exchanger 2-like — its product is MRSTELYPCLPQRPMGTSDIMLTRPSTKKLGTRWLVRIGILFGIFATSTLIFASSSVGASNAEPSMYNTRQLLGTGDTNATVVDSCSTLYEVNHVPGLFVTIYIILIFVLFISLAIICDDFFVPSLEAISERLELSEDVAGATFMAAGSSAPELFISIIGVSKESDVGVGTIVGSAVFNILIIIALTAALAGQVLKLDWRPLVRDCISYGISIICFIIFAWDGVIEIYEAIILLGLYVAYIVLMKLNSRIMNLSCKRCRRGQVEPIESGLSQDEMAGSSTKVVTSGDEAFTPAVQLQKHTSVHSDRKMSVISNKSIAGVPPSASNKHIFHHVKHGELAANFGTKRHSVISMHHEHVVPPQDGNQLKEKVIEEDEEIEEELTLKPIPCLPAISMYYPDRTEVLQSRCGCLRLVLKWAMFIVSFPFMCAFTWTIPNCSNPKYKRLYLVSFLMSIIWIAGLSTAMVTLVERAGCILNIDHYFMGLVFVAVGTSVPDALSSILVARDGFGDMAVSNAIGSNVFDINLGLGLPFFIRILITSSPINLLSETDEMMLASGALLMTPHAKFGFILLAILFFTLIVFCGVRFQLNKFVGVSFVMLYVAFIVYALLQEFVCKYSC